The sequence CAAATTGGAAAACTGTTTGTTCAAGAAAAAATCGGAAAATTTATCGAAACTAATACCGATGTTTTAAGCTACGATAGGCATTATGAAGATATGGATGCCTTATTCTTTGATTTCGATAATGATGGCGACAATGATCTTTATGTGGTAAGTGGGGGAAATGAATATGAGACCGATTCGGAGCATTTTCAAGATAGAATCTATATCAATGATGGCGCTGGCAATTTCAAAAAAGGAGTGGGTATACTTCCACAATTAACTTCTAGTGGCTCTAGACTAGCTGCTGCTGACTATGATAAGGATGGAGATATTGACCTATTTGTAGCAGGTAGGCTAGTTTCTGGTAAATACCCTTGGCCCGCTTCCAGCTATGTTTTGAACAACGAAAATGGAGTTTTTAAAGACGTTACAAGTACCGTAGCTCCCGATTTTAATAACCTGGGGATGGTTACCGATGCCATTTGGACGGATTTTAACAACGACACCCAACCGGATCTGGTAATTGTTGGCGAATGGATGTCCATTGGTTTTTATGCAAATGAAAATGGCAGGTTTAAAAATGTAACTGGCAACAGTAGCATAGAAAACACCGCAGGGTGGTGGTCCAGTATAGCGCAAGCAGATTTTGATAATGATGGTGACATGGATTTTGTTGCAGGTAATTTAGGTCTAAATTATAAGTACCAAGCAACCCCAGAAGAGCCTTTTGAAGTTTTTGCGGATGATTTTGACCATAATGGGAGAAAAGATATTGTCTTGAGCTATTATAATTTTGGAAAGCTATTCCCTTTGAGGGGGCGTTCGTGTTCATCCCAACAAATTCCTGCCCTTTCTGAAAAATTTAAAGACTATGGATCCTTTGCAGGTGCTGATGTAAGTGAAGTTTACGGGAAGGAAGCCCTAGAGGACGCCGAAATACATTACAAAGTCCAAACATTTGCTAGCAGTTACATTGAAAATTTAGGAGACGGCCGTTTTCGTATAAAAAATCTGCCTAACAAAGCTCAATTTTCCTCAGTAAATCAAATGCTTATCAAGGATATTGACTATGATGGTTTTAAGGATATACTTTTAGCAGGAAACCTATACGCTTCAGAAGTGGAGACACCAAGAAACGATTCTGGTCTTGGCCTGTACCTAAAGGGCAATGGAAAAGGCCAGTTCACCCCTGTCCCAAATACTTCAAGTGGCCTATATATCAACGGCGACGTCAAAGATTTTTCACAAATAACGATTGCCGAAGAGAACTTCCTCATCATAGCAAAAAACAACGATGAGATTCAACTGGTAAAAATCACTTCGGACATCAACTAAAAAAGAGCATATGAAAACGGATGGAATTCCTAACATGGACAGAAGAAAATTTATGCAAACCACCGCTATTTTATCGGTTCCATTACTATTTGGGTGTAATCTTCCAACGTCTAAAAAACAAAGACTTGCCCTTTCGCAGTGGGCTTTGCACAGGGCTATTTTTGGCAACAGTAAAGAAGATTATGCCCAATGGGAAAAATGGCTCACAACAGATCCAGACCAAGTTTTAAAAGGCACTTTAGACCCATTGGATTTTCCTTCAATTGCAAAAAACACCTATGGTTTTGATGCCGTAGAATATGTAAACACCTTCTTCTATCGTAAAGACGAGGCTTATTTTAAAGAATTGAAAAATAGAAGTGATGATGTAGGGGTTACCAACCTTCTGATCATGGTAGATCAAGAGGGTATGTTGGGAGATCCAGACCCTAAAAAAAGAAAAGAATCGGTTCAAAGACACAAAAGATGGCTTTCTAACGCTGCTATCCTTGGGTGCCATTCCATTCGTGTAAACGCACATAGTTCTGGAACAAAAGAAGAACAACAAAGTTATGTGATAGAAAGCTTGACCAAATTGTGCAATTTGGCCAAACCCTTGAATTTGGATATCCTCATAGAGAACCATGGCGGAATGTCGAGTGAACCAAATTGGCTTTTAGACACCATAAAGAAAACCAATAAGCCAAATCTTGGTACCATGGTAGATTTTGATAATTTTAAATATTCAGAAACCAAAATCTGGAATGGCGAATTAACCTATGACAGGTATGAAGGTGTAGCTCTATTGCTCCCTTATGCAAAATCCGTAAGTGCAAAATCGTATGCTTTTGATGATTCCGGTCTAGAAAAGACCATTGATTTTAAAAGAATGGTACAATTGATCAAAGACTCAGGGTTCAAAAATTATATTAGTGTGGAATATGAGGGAGAAGGTGAAGATAGTCTGAGTGAAAAAGATGGCATACTAGCTACAAAAAAGTTATTGGAACAGTATATTTAATACCATAGGCTTCTAAAATGTGAAACCAAAAAAAAACATAGTTTATGCACTAACAATGCTATTGACCGCTGTAGTTGTTTTTTGGCTGGTCACTTTTTTCAATGCTCCCATTGAAAGTGATTATCAACCGATAATACCGATAGCAGAACATTCAAATGGGCAAAGTTTTGCAGGATCGACAGCTTGTGCCCAATGCCATAGTGATATCTATTCGTCCCACATCAAAACGGCACACTTTAACTCATCCGCAGTAGCGAACGAACTCAACATTAAAGGTAGTTTTAAGGAAAATGGAAATGTACTTCATTTCAATGAAAACACCGGATTTATGATGACCGTAAAAGAAGGTGGTTTTTATCAAGAGGCTCTCCATGTTACGGACAGCACATACCAACTTTCAAATAAAATTGATATGGCCATAGGGTCAGGCACTAGGGGGCAAACCTATCTAAGCTGGAAAAATAATGACCTGTTCCAATTACAAGTATCCTACTTTGCCCCCACCGATAGTTGGGTCAACAGTCCCGGATATCCTAAAGTTCAGCTTGCGGACAACAGACCGATCGGCAGTAGATGCCTGGAATGCCATGTTACCTATGCCGAACGTATTCCAGCATTTAATAAAAAAAATGTCTACAATAAATCGAACATGGTTTTTGGTATTGACTGTGAACGTTGCCATGGACCTGGGGCAGAACACGTGAACATGCAGCTAGAAAACCCAAAAGAAACAAAACCTTTGGGCTTAACCTCCTACAAAGATTTAACACAACAACAACGATTGGATGCGTGTGCCTTATGCCATTCGGGGGTACGAAAACAAATGGTCAAAAATCCATTTTCATTTGTCGTGGGAGATACCTTAATAAATTACTCGCTTCCCGATTATGATATTGCGGATTCAAAAGAACTGGATGTTCACGGCAATCAATATGGCCTGCTACTGGCAAGTACGTGTTTTAAGGGAAGCGAAAATATGGATTGTGCCACATGCCATGATCCACATAAAAAAGAACGGGGCAACCACGCCCTGTTCAATTCAAAATGTATGAACTGCCACAATGCGAAAAATAACGTGGATTGTGCCATGAATTTTAATGCCAGCGAAATTTCTGCAAGCAATTGTATCGCCTGCCATATGCCATTGACCCCCTCAAAATCTATGTCAGTTGGTATTGGTGTGGATACAGCAAACACGCTAGTAGAAGTAAGGACCCATTTAATTGCTGTGTATGCAGATAGATTGCTTTTTGAGAATTGAAGACAAAATTATGTTCAGCGCCATAGCTGTATATAGATTATGAGAAAATTAAAACTTTTGGTAATGGCCATATTGTTATTTTCCTGTTCTAAGGATTCCATAAATGAAGAGGAGTTTTTTAACAGTAATAAATCGCTTTTATCCTTTTCCGTCCAAGAGATGCCCGATCATGTGTTTTCAAGTGTGGGGCAGAACCAATTGGAAACCTTTTTGGAACATCCCACGGATTTGATAGCACTGACCGCCGTTTTTTCAGTATCACAAGGAGCTACAGTCTATGTAGATAGTTTGGCGCAACAATCAGGTGTTACTAAAAATGATTTTACAGATAAAGTAACCTATACCATTAAGGCAGAAGACGGGAGCAAGTCTCATTTTACGGTGCAAATTAATTTGAAGATCAATAGCGCTCAAATACCTGTAGATCCAGATGCATCCGCAGAAATACAAAATTTATTGAAAAATCTTAACACTTTAACAGCGAGCAACCAATTTGCTTTTGGGCAAGAGTTTCCATTGTCATTTCAATTGAACAGCTTGAACTTTGATTTGAACACCTCAGATTGTAAAGATGTTTCTGGAGACCATCCAGGAGTTTTTGGCATAGATCCACATTATATGTTGTACAAAAGTGCGGCTGAGCGCCAATTACATATTGATGAGGCAAGGTCGGCTTATGAAAATGGTTCAATTGTTACTTTTGATTTTCATCAAAGAAGTAGAGTGGATGGTCAGATTTATTACAATCAAATTACCACAGACACAGACAAGAGCTTAATATATGATATTGTCAATGACCAAAACGCAGCGAGATTATGGTATTTTAGCGAAATTGATGAGATTTTAGGTATTATCAACAATGATTTAGGCTTTCCCATTATCTTTAGGTTGTTCCATGAAATGAACGGCAATTGGTTTTGGTGGGGTACACAAACTGCTAACCACACTCCAACCCTATATATTGATTTTTATCGGTTGACTGTTGATTATATCAAAGATAGGACCAATAACGTACTTTTCGCTTGGTCCCCTAATTGGGAAGCGGACGAATCATACTATCCGGGTGATAATTATGTTGATGTCGTAGGTATAGATTATTATGAAGCGACAAAAACGAATCTTTCCCAAAGTTTAAAAGACCTCACGATTTTTTCAACACAACACAATAAAGTAACCGCACTTACGGAGACAGGTGATCAAGGTTATATTCGTTCAAACGCAGATTTTTGGACGGAAAATATATTATCGGTTATAGAATATAGTGGAAATGAGATTAAAATTGCATGGGTCCTAGGTTGGTTCAATGCTCCGTGGGACAGCAGTCAAGACAACTTGTTCATTCCTAATACAAGTAGCCCTCAAAATGCCAAGGACGATTTTATGAATTTTAAAAATAATGAAAAGGTGCTCTTTCAACAAGATGTAAAGGCTTTGAAAATTTATCAATCGGGTGGAGATTAGTTTTTTAAGGTAAAATTTAGATTGCCAACTGATTCAACCGCTTTCTTTGAATAAGAATATAAGTTATCATCCAGTTACCAAAAGATTTACATTATCCAATACCTCATTATCAAAATCCCTTAAATATTTTTCGGTGACTTTAACAGAGGAATGGCCGAAAGCCTCACTTATCAATTCTGTAGATATCCCCATATATTTAGCAATCGTAGCCCACGAATGCCGAATGGAATATGTTGTGAATGTTCCCTCTATTCCGGCATCTTTAGCAATTATTCTAAGTCTTTCATTCATTCTACGTCGCTGGCTTTTATACTTTTGAAAATGCTTTGTTGATCCATCGTAATTGGTAGGGAAGAGGTAATCATTGCTCCTTTTGCTTAATAAGTAATAGTTTAATATTTTTTGAAGCCCATCAACGATTTTAATGCTGAATTTATTTCCGGTTTTACTACGACCGTAATTCAACCTCCCATTTTCAATATCACTAACTCTGATTTTCATTAGGTCGATAAAATTCATTCCTCTACTATAGAACATTACTAATGCATAGTTTTTGGCATGCCATAATGGTGACTCAAAAGGATATTCCAAGATTTTTATGTTTCCAATTTTTTCTTTACTGATTGCTCTTTTTTTGGTTCTTATGGTGGGAGGCATCCTATATTTACTAAAGGAGTTCGTTATTGGGGCAAATCTGTCTTCGGCGATAGCGGCATTGTACAATGACCTAATTGTGTTTAATTAAATACACGGTATTCGGTGAATTGCCCTTTCCAATCTGATAGGCCTCAAAGCTTCTTAAAAAAGTCAAATCAATATCGTAAAGCTTCAAGTCCTTACCGTTGTTGTAATCCATAATTCTGTTCACACAATTACTTAGCGATTCGGCCGTTTCAGGTTTGTTTGCCAGTCTTTTGCGAGCGATTATAACCGCTGCCCATTCTTTTAATGTAATCTGACTTTCTGCTCTACATTTTAATTCAGATTTTGGATTGTAGTTCCATTTATCTTCAATAATTTCGGTCAGCTGGCTTACATTGATTTTGTCTATATTGTTACCTCACTCTCTCAGCACTTTTTTTGCGATATAGAGTTTATCCTCTAAATCTGAATTGACATCCTCAAAGTCCATTCTTTTATTATTGGATTGGGATTTTTTAAGGCAATAATTCTTACTATCCCAACCAATTGTCGAAGTATAATGGCCTACTTTTAATAAGCGTGTCTTTCGATTATAAACTCGCAAAGAAATTGGAAAGGTTCCGTCGATTCTTTTAGAACTTTCCCTAGTATCCAATACAAGTTTTATGCGGGCCATTTCTCATCTAATTTGAACTAAAAGTTACGAGAAAAACTGCACACTTTCTGCACACTATTTTAACATATCATATGATTTTAAAAAAAGGTAAAAATGTTAAATAACTGATATATAGTTATTTATATAATATTTTCTTAACATTTGAACATGAAATTTGGGCCTAATAGAAGGGGGCGAAATAAAAATCCAAATTACCCGCCAAATAAATGATTTAAACATTTCAATTTGTGATTCTGGTAAGGGTATTGACGGAAAAAGAAAAAAGGAGATTCTTACCAAAGGTGTTGGCCTTTCCAATACCAATGAAAGACTTATAAAAATGCACGGAACGGGAATAAAGCTAATAGAGAATGAGCTAAAAGGTCTTTGTGTACACTTTTCCATTCCATTGGATAAAACTGAAATACAAAAATGAAGAAGGTAATTATTGTAGATGATGAAGAACCAGCTAGAAAGCTGATTAAAGAATTCTTACAACCATATAAAGATTTGGTCATTATCGAAGAATGTAACAATGGTGTGGATGCCGTTAAAGCTATCAATACCTTTAAACCGGATTTAGTCTTTCTAGACATTCAAACGCCAGGGTTTACGGGCTTTGAGGTTCTACAAAGACTGCAAGAAATGCCACAAATCATATTCTCTACGGCCTATGACCAATATGCCTTTAAGGCTTTTGAGGTTCACGCAGTAGATTACTTGCTCAAACCCTTTAAACAGGAACGTTTTGATGAAGCTATTGAAAAGATAATGACCAATGACAAAGGCTATCTCAATCAAATTCAGACTTTGGTTAATGGACTTAACGAACAGGAAACGCATCTTACGAATATTTTGGTTTCTGTTCGTAATAAGCT is a genomic window of Flagellimonas sp. CMM7 containing:
- a CDS encoding sugar phosphate isomerase/epimerase: MKTDGIPNMDRRKFMQTTAILSVPLLFGCNLPTSKKQRLALSQWALHRAIFGNSKEDYAQWEKWLTTDPDQVLKGTLDPLDFPSIAKNTYGFDAVEYVNTFFYRKDEAYFKELKNRSDDVGVTNLLIMVDQEGMLGDPDPKKRKESVQRHKRWLSNAAILGCHSIRVNAHSSGTKEEQQSYVIESLTKLCNLAKPLNLDILIENHGGMSSEPNWLLDTIKKTNKPNLGTMVDFDNFKYSETKIWNGELTYDRYEGVALLLPYAKSVSAKSYAFDDSGLEKTIDFKRMVQLIKDSGFKNYISVEYEGEGEDSLSEKDGILATKKLLEQYI
- a CDS encoding ATP-binding protein, which produces MGLIEGGEIKIQITRQINDLNISICDSGKGIDGKRKKEILTKGVGLSNTNERLIKMHGTGIKLIENELKGLCVHFSIPLDKTEIQK
- a CDS encoding multiheme c-type cytochrome codes for the protein MKPKKNIVYALTMLLTAVVVFWLVTFFNAPIESDYQPIIPIAEHSNGQSFAGSTACAQCHSDIYSSHIKTAHFNSSAVANELNIKGSFKENGNVLHFNENTGFMMTVKEGGFYQEALHVTDSTYQLSNKIDMAIGSGTRGQTYLSWKNNDLFQLQVSYFAPTDSWVNSPGYPKVQLADNRPIGSRCLECHVTYAERIPAFNKKNVYNKSNMVFGIDCERCHGPGAEHVNMQLENPKETKPLGLTSYKDLTQQQRLDACALCHSGVRKQMVKNPFSFVVGDTLINYSLPDYDIADSKELDVHGNQYGLLLASTCFKGSENMDCATCHDPHKKERGNHALFNSKCMNCHNAKNNVDCAMNFNASEISASNCIACHMPLTPSKSMSVGIGVDTANTLVEVRTHLIAVYADRLLFEN
- a CDS encoding glycosyl hydrolase: MRKLKLLVMAILLFSCSKDSINEEEFFNSNKSLLSFSVQEMPDHVFSSVGQNQLETFLEHPTDLIALTAVFSVSQGATVYVDSLAQQSGVTKNDFTDKVTYTIKAEDGSKSHFTVQINLKINSAQIPVDPDASAEIQNLLKNLNTLTASNQFAFGQEFPLSFQLNSLNFDLNTSDCKDVSGDHPGVFGIDPHYMLYKSAAERQLHIDEARSAYENGSIVTFDFHQRSRVDGQIYYNQITTDTDKSLIYDIVNDQNAARLWYFSEIDEILGIINNDLGFPIIFRLFHEMNGNWFWWGTQTANHTPTLYIDFYRLTVDYIKDRTNNVLFAWSPNWEADESYYPGDNYVDVVGIDYYEATKTNLSQSLKDLTIFSTQHNKVTALTETGDQGYIRSNADFWTENILSVIEYSGNEIKIAWVLGWFNAPWDSSQDNLFIPNTSSPQNAKDDFMNFKNNEKVLFQQDVKALKIYQSGGD
- a CDS encoding tyrosine-type recombinase/integrase, whose amino-acid sequence is MPPTIRTKKRAISKEKIGNIKILEYPFESPLWHAKNYALVMFYSRGMNFIDLMKIRVSDIENGRLNYGRSKTGNKFSIKIVDGLQKILNYYLLSKRSNDYLFPTNYDGSTKHFQKYKSQRRRMNERLRIIAKDAGIEGTFTTYSIRHSWATIAKYMGISTELISEAFGHSSVKVTEKYLRDFDNEVLDNVNLLVTG
- a CDS encoding LytTR family DNA-binding domain-containing protein, which gives rise to MKKVIIVDDEEPARKLIKEFLQPYKDLVIIEECNNGVDAVKAINTFKPDLVFLDIQTPGFTGFEVLQRLQEMPQIIFSTAYDQYAFKAFEVHAVDYLLKPFKQERFDEAIEKIMTNDKGYLNQIQTLVNGLNEQETHLTNILVSVRNKLINIPIANIIYIQADGNYAKLILEKSSHLTSYGLSKLEEKLNPQQFIRVHRSTVININAVKEAYSYPSSYELIMTNGDIVKVSRSYLDNIRKLIV
- a CDS encoding phage integrase SAM-like domain-containing protein, with protein sequence MDKINVSQLTEIIEDKWNYNPKSELKCRAESQITLKEWAAVIIARKRLANKPETAESLSNCVNRIMDYNNGKDLKLYDIDLTFLRSFEAYQIGKGNSPNTVYLIKHN
- a CDS encoding Arm DNA-binding domain-containing protein, whose product is MARIKLVLDTRESSKRIDGTFPISLRVYNRKTRLLKVGHYTSTIGWDSKNYCLKKSQSNNKRMDFEDVNSDLEDKLYIAKKVLRE